One stretch of Chloroflexota bacterium DNA includes these proteins:
- a CDS encoding isocitrate/isopropylmalate dehydrogenase family protein, translated as MTRRVCVVKGDDAAPEVIVPTVQILEGMNLDIEFIRIETGDEAVAKYGTSFPESAKKMLDGTDCAIMGSTRDLRGVHGYLRWGKKCFANIRPTKYVPGLRSPLKNPEGIDFIILRENTEGLYPGWEGDIAQLAPLKLKNDMLGVMLDTTPKGKFAVKVNTEAITRDICQFACELAMKRKAKGGRGIVTVSSKYNVLTQVDEMFRRIAEETVKQYPELTFSQLIIDNCAQQLVINPQQFDVLVMGNQHGDILADEASALIGGLGLTPNACVGKEFAYFGSVHGTAPDIAGKNIINPTAMLLAGGMLLEHLGYEKEAARLETAVYKVYQDGKYLTRDQGGSASTTDFCEAVKGNL; from the coding sequence ATGACCAGACGAGTATGCGTAGTGAAGGGAGATGATGCGGCGCCGGAGGTGATCGTGCCCACGGTTCAGATTCTGGAAGGAATGAACCTTGACATAGAATTTATCCGGATAGAGACCGGCGATGAAGCAGTCGCCAAATATGGCACCAGCTTTCCGGAATCGGCGAAAAAGATGCTTGATGGCACTGACTGTGCCATTATGGGTTCCACCCGCGACCTGAGGGGCGTACATGGCTACCTGCGGTGGGGCAAGAAGTGTTTTGCCAATATCCGTCCGACGAAATACGTGCCGGGCCTGCGAAGTCCGCTGAAAAATCCTGAAGGTATCGATTTTATTATCCTGCGAGAGAATACCGAAGGGCTTTACCCCGGCTGGGAAGGTGATATCGCACAGCTAGCACCATTGAAGCTGAAGAATGATATGCTGGGTGTGATGCTGGACACCACCCCGAAAGGTAAATTCGCCGTTAAAGTAAACACGGAAGCGATAACCAGAGATATATGTCAGTTTGCCTGCGAACTGGCTATGAAGCGAAAGGCCAAGGGCGGCAGAGGAATAGTAACCGTGTCCAGCAAGTACAATGTGCTGACGCAGGTGGATGAGATGTTCCGCCGCATCGCTGAGGAAACGGTCAAACAGTACCCCGAGCTGACGTTCAGCCAGCTGATAATTGACAACTGTGCCCAGCAGCTGGTCATCAACCCGCAGCAGTTCGATGTGCTGGTTATGGGCAATCAGCATGGCGACATTCTGGCGGACGAAGCGTCGGCACTTATCGGTGGGCTGGGGCTGACGCCAAATGCCTGTGTTGGCAAGGAATTTGCCTACTTCGGCTCGGTACACGGCACGGCGCCCGATATCGCCGGTAAGAACATCATCAATCCCACCGCCATGCTCCTGGCCGGCGGTATGCTTCTGGAACATCTCGGCTATGAGAAAGAGGCAGCCCGCCTGGAGACAGCGGTATACAAGGTCTACCAGGACGGTAAATACCTCACCCGGGACCAGGGGGGAAGCGCTTCCACCACCGATTTTTGCGAAGCGGTTAAGGGCAACCTGTAA
- a CDS encoding HPP family protein → MRRRLYRIRREFKRLWLNYIYQSLLATAVIFIILLLLNREHAVVIASIGATAFIVFTMPRNITAAPRRVIGGHIIGFLCGSAFAFIPHPTAIIAILVYSLAVGATIFLMVALDAEHPPAGGTALGVAITGFSVSVMVAVLTSSIALSLAHRFSKKFLKDLT, encoded by the coding sequence GTGAGAAGGCGACTTTACCGCATACGCCGCGAGTTCAAACGATTATGGCTCAACTATATCTACCAGAGCCTTCTGGCTACGGCAGTTATTTTCATCATCCTCCTCTTGCTGAACCGGGAGCATGCGGTGGTTATTGCCTCCATTGGTGCCACCGCTTTTATCGTTTTCACCATGCCCCGCAATATCACCGCGGCTCCGCGGCGGGTAATCGGCGGGCATATCATCGGTTTTCTCTGCGGTTCCGCCTTTGCCTTTATCCCGCACCCAACTGCCATCATCGCGATTCTCGTCTATTCACTGGCCGTGGGGGCAACCATTTTTCTCATGGTAGCCCTCGATGCGGAGCATCCTCCCGCCGGCGGCACGGCACTTGGGGTGGCCATCACCGGCTTTTCCGTCAGCGTCATGGTAGCCGTTCTGACCAGCAGCATTGCGCTCTCGCTGGCACACCGCTTCTCCAAGAAGTTTCTGAAAGACCTGACCTAG
- a CDS encoding aldo/keto reductase: protein MIYRKLGRTGLDVGIVGLGLEYLEFEPEKTVVSVVHEAIDNGVNYIDLFMASPGIRDNFGKALKNKRQKVIIAGHIGTVMRDGKYSRSRDNTECQTFFDDLLTRLRTDYVDVLMLHFVDRREDYERVFSSGGLLDLAQKLKQQGKARFIGMSSHNVPTSLQAVNSGYIDVLMFSLNPAFDTLPEEVVPDVSLKEILDRQPPFAIDEAVSARQALYHACAAQNVAVVAMKPYAAGVLFRENPSSIILTPIQCLSYALSQPAVCTVVPGCKNVSEMQAALAFLEATDEEKDFSAIDSNPMWKLKGNCMYCNHCLPCPVSIDIGTLTKIVDTADFSMGGTVVAEYEALSVKASACTECGVCMERCPFGVDVIANMNRAVEIFE from the coding sequence ATGATATACAGAAAGCTGGGTAGAACTGGCCTTGACGTCGGAATTGTGGGGCTGGGGTTGGAATACCTTGAGTTCGAGCCGGAAAAAACGGTTGTATCCGTGGTGCACGAAGCAATCGACAATGGCGTGAACTATATCGACCTGTTCATGGCGTCGCCCGGGATACGTGACAATTTCGGCAAAGCTTTGAAAAATAAGAGGCAGAAGGTGATTATTGCCGGGCATATCGGGACAGTTATGCGGGACGGTAAGTACAGCCGGTCAAGGGACAACACCGAATGTCAGACGTTCTTTGATGACCTCCTGACCAGGCTGAGGACTGACTATGTTGATGTGCTCATGCTCCATTTTGTGGACAGACGGGAAGATTACGAGCGCGTTTTTAGCTCTGGAGGACTGCTGGACTTGGCGCAGAAGCTGAAACAGCAGGGTAAAGCCCGTTTTATCGGCATGAGCAGCCATAATGTACCCACCTCTTTACAGGCGGTGAATAGCGGTTACATCGACGTGTTGATGTTTTCGTTAAACCCGGCTTTTGACACCCTGCCCGAAGAGGTTGTGCCCGACGTATCATTGAAGGAAATCCTGGACCGCCAGCCGCCTTTTGCGATTGATGAGGCTGTGTCGGCGCGCCAGGCCCTGTACCATGCCTGCGCAGCGCAGAATGTTGCCGTGGTGGCCATGAAACCTTATGCCGCCGGGGTGCTGTTTCGAGAAAATCCAAGCTCAATTATATTGACACCCATCCAGTGCCTGAGCTATGCCCTTTCGCAGCCGGCGGTCTGCACGGTGGTGCCGGGATGCAAAAATGTGTCAGAAATGCAGGCCGCACTGGCCTTTCTTGAGGCCACCGATGAAGAGAAAGACTTCAGTGCCATCGACAGCAATCCCATGTGGAAATTAAAGGGCAACTGCATGTACTGCAACCACTGCCTGCCCTGCCCGGTCAGTATCGACATCGGAACGCTAACTAAAATAGTGGATACCGCCGATTTTAGCATGGGTGGTACCGTGGTGGCTGAGTATGAGGCACTGTCGGTAAAAGCTTCAGCCTGTACGGAGTGCGGCGTCTGTATGGAACGCTGCCCTTTCGGCGTTGACGTAATCGCCAATATGAATCGGGCCGTGGAAATCTTCGAATAG
- a CDS encoding alpha/beta hydrolase, with product MPDIKANGVRIRYEERGSGTAMVWAHGLGGIWQEWGRVMEFFQDSYRVVAYDARGHGQSEKPDKSEAYSQDIMVEDMRGLMDALDINKAIVGGHSMGANVALNFAFRYPGRCVGLIPVGIGSGSSDREWWGEWWEHLADTAEKEGIGAYVEEMQKLPAWGTAFADPIMGKPLIQAELTNSPIAIANIIRGIQRKRTSIFELAPKLEQLSVETLVVMSDGDTPVVECSRFMVEHIPKAALEVIPVRSHWTHLEAPERFLEVIDQYVRRLKED from the coding sequence ATGCCGGATATCAAGGCTAATGGCGTCAGAATTCGCTATGAGGAGCGAGGTTCAGGAACGGCCATGGTCTGGGCGCATGGGCTTGGTGGGATCTGGCAGGAGTGGGGAAGAGTAATGGAATTCTTTCAGGACAGCTACCGGGTGGTCGCCTATGATGCTAGGGGCCACGGACAATCAGAAAAACCGGATAAGTCAGAAGCATACTCTCAGGACATCATGGTTGAGGATATGCGTGGCCTAATGGATGCACTTGACATAAACAAGGCCATCGTTGGTGGGCATTCCATGGGGGCGAATGTAGCGCTCAACTTCGCCTTCCGCTACCCCGGACGATGTGTCGGTCTCATCCCCGTGGGTATCGGGTCCGGTTCCTCAGACCGCGAGTGGTGGGGGGAATGGTGGGAGCATCTGGCGGACACCGCGGAAAAGGAAGGAATCGGTGCCTATGTAGAGGAAATGCAGAAGTTACCTGCCTGGGGTACTGCTTTTGCCGACCCCATAATGGGAAAGCCGCTTATCCAGGCTGAACTCACTAACTCACCGATAGCCATAGCCAATATAATCCGGGGGATACAGAGAAAACGTACCAGCATCTTCGAACTGGCGCCCAAACTGGAACAACTGTCGGTGGAAACCTTGGTGGTGATGAGTGACGGTGATACACCGGTGGTGGAGTGCTCACGTTTCATGGTGGAGCATATTCCCAAAGCCGCACTGGAGGTTATCCCGGTCAGAAGCCACTGGACTCATCTCGAGGCACCGGAACGGTTTCTGGAGGTGATAGACCAATACGTAAGGCGTCTGAAAGAAGATTGA
- the dapA gene encoding 4-hydroxy-tetrahydrodipicolinate synthase: MGNTMSFNGIIPAMLTPFTKSGDLNLDGLKKNVDFLVENGVSQIMCLGSTGEAATLTREECVKVIEATVKAAGGRVPIMAGTGATSTREVIERSREAKSAGADSVMIVTPFYEIPNQEGLYQHYATIAEAVDIPICLYNIPPHTQVEIAPETLEKLAKIGNIQALKDSSGNLSYFAEVMRRVGDKMSILNGGDDITLPCFALGCHGAILALANIAPRMVVDLFQAMQQKEKEKSLDIFFKLLPLARAISVPQNFPAPVKEAVNMLGRPAGPARSPIVPVDNAEKEEIKKTLQYAGLL, encoded by the coding sequence ATGGGCAACACGATGAGTTTCAATGGAATTATCCCGGCAATGCTGACCCCTTTTACCAAGAGTGGAGATTTGAACCTGGATGGCTTAAAGAAGAATGTGGATTTTCTGGTTGAAAACGGCGTGAGTCAGATCATGTGTCTCGGCAGCACCGGTGAAGCCGCTACTCTGACCCGGGAGGAGTGCGTGAAGGTAATTGAGGCAACGGTAAAAGCGGCCGGTGGCCGAGTTCCCATCATGGCCGGTACCGGTGCCACCAGTACCCGGGAGGTTATCGAACGCTCCAGGGAAGCCAAAAGCGCCGGCGCCGATTCGGTCATGATTGTGACCCCGTTTTACGAGATACCCAATCAGGAGGGTTTATATCAACATTATGCCACCATCGCGGAAGCGGTAGACATCCCCATCTGCCTCTATAACATCCCGCCGCACACCCAGGTTGAGATTGCGCCCGAGACACTGGAAAAGCTGGCTAAAATAGGCAACATCCAAGCGTTGAAGGACAGCAGCGGCAACCTGAGCTATTTTGCCGAGGTTATGCGAAGGGTCGGTGATAAAATGTCGATTCTGAACGGCGGCGACGATATTACTCTGCCCTGCTTCGCCCTCGGCTGCCATGGTGCCATCCTGGCGCTGGCCAATATCGCACCGCGGATGGTGGTCGACCTCTTTCAGGCGATGCAGCAGAAAGAGAAGGAGAAATCGCTGGACATCTTTTTCAAGCTGCTGCCCCTTGCTCGCGCCATAAGCGTGCCCCAGAATTTCCCCGCCCCGGTGAAAGAGGCGGTCAATATGCTCGGCAGACCGGCCGGGCCGGCTCGCAGCCCCATAGTGCCGGTGGACAACGCGGAAAAAGAAGAGATTAAAAAGACACTGCAATACGCCGGACTGCTATAG
- a CDS encoding mandelate racemase/muconate lactonizing enzyme family protein — MKITGVEGIELRLPESYVGPRLTVRQTLIVKVHTDEGIVGIGEVDSCPAVVKATIDAPPGFSPISGLASVIIGENPLEIRRLNDRMYEASFDYGRSGVVLHTIGGIDIALWDIAGKYYNQPVYRLLGGPLHTKVRAYASTLFGSNGQETAEAGKKWAGKGFTAVKFGWHPMGQSEKLDLELVEGARQGVGDKCSVMVDAGCCWDTATAIKRAQQFEDYNLFWLEEPLARDNVDGYRQLAGVSRIPIAAGEGEAGRYAFRDLIERGGIHIVQIDLVRNGITESMRVADLAEDRGLKVVNHHWTSDINLAASLHFLAARKSTFILEYCVSESPLRWEVTRGKMEVDAEGCVAVPYGPGLGIELNEETIERYRVN; from the coding sequence ATGAAAATCACGGGAGTTGAAGGCATTGAACTGCGCCTTCCTGAATCATACGTCGGGCCGCGCTTAACCGTCCGCCAGACGCTGATTGTGAAAGTCCATACCGATGAGGGCATTGTCGGTATCGGTGAGGTCGACTCCTGTCCTGCGGTGGTCAAGGCAACCATCGATGCTCCACCGGGCTTCAGTCCCATCTCCGGCCTCGCCAGTGTCATTATCGGCGAGAACCCGCTGGAAATCCGCCGTCTCAACGACCGAATGTATGAGGCCAGTTTTGACTACGGTCGAAGCGGCGTCGTCCTCCATACCATCGGAGGTATCGATATCGCGCTCTGGGATATTGCCGGCAAATACTACAACCAGCCGGTGTATCGATTGCTCGGCGGTCCGTTGCACACCAAGGTACGTGCCTATGCCAGCACCCTCTTCGGCAGCAATGGACAGGAGACCGCAGAAGCGGGGAAAAAGTGGGCGGGCAAAGGTTTCACCGCGGTCAAGTTCGGCTGGCACCCGATGGGGCAGAGCGAGAAGCTAGACCTAGAGCTGGTCGAGGGTGCTAGACAAGGAGTCGGCGATAAGTGCAGCGTAATGGTCGATGCCGGCTGCTGCTGGGACACCGCCACCGCCATCAAGCGCGCCCAGCAGTTCGAGGACTACAATCTCTTCTGGCTGGAAGAGCCGCTCGCCCGGGACAACGTTGACGGATACCGGCAACTGGCCGGCGTTTCCCGAATACCGATTGCCGCCGGTGAGGGAGAAGCGGGCAGATATGCCTTCAGAGACCTGATTGAGCGCGGTGGCATCCACATCGTGCAGATTGACCTTGTCCGCAATGGCATTACCGAGTCGATGCGGGTTGCTGATTTGGCTGAAGACAGGGGGCTGAAGGTGGTCAATCACCACTGGACCTCCGATATTAACCTTGCTGCCAGCCTTCACTTTCTGGCAGCCCGTAAAAGCACCTTCATCCTGGAGTACTGCGTGTCCGAGAGCCCGCTCCGATGGGAAGTGACCAGGGGAAAAATGGAGGTTGACGCCGAGGGCTGTGTTGCCGTACCTTACGGGCCGGGCCTGGGCATCGAACTGAATGAAGAGACGATAGAACGCTATCGAGTTAATTAA
- a CDS encoding monomethylamine:corrinoid methyltransferase: protein MLSFNTVVERALTGPICTEKDFDLGIFVPNLRKVIEKYGIKYDPQNPVPSDDDLADRIWQAGMEFLVETGVYCLDTERRILFTREEIDGAIESAPSNVVYGEGKDARLMPRRVPEDKTPPWCSGCGAGPVSTEWNLINVVKTYAEDPLSYGITAPCLTNLDGGDLVAGSPRGVEGAIRTVLLVREALRRAGRPGMPVVNEVASAVRATEHIAGHAFGNPKTDVLEIGTIHELKVDFDALNKVAYCQAVGNLTFAENGVILGGYAGGPAGVAVVCAAYHPVDLLVIRGVVQHPLAVPIEGGTTSTRGIIWARSAGIQAATRNSPLPIVAPGYTSAGPMTEMCYQEFAAWVIATVVSGGSVEVGPPSKGIMEDYSDPLENIFSNAVAYAAAGMSRKEANKIVAALLANYEDKLQDPPLGKKLPDYFDIASGRPNKECIEFYRKMRQKFSEQFGLKLPLTSPYL, encoded by the coding sequence ATGCTCAGTTTTAATACGGTTGTGGAGAGGGCATTGACCGGCCCGATATGCACGGAAAAGGACTTTGACCTCGGCATTTTCGTGCCCAACCTGCGCAAGGTGATTGAAAAATATGGTATTAAGTATGACCCTCAAAACCCGGTGCCCTCCGATGATGACCTGGCTGACCGTATCTGGCAAGCAGGCATGGAGTTTCTGGTCGAAACCGGCGTTTACTGCCTGGATACCGAAAGACGTATCCTGTTCACGCGGGAAGAGATAGATGGTGCCATCGAGTCGGCACCAAGCAATGTGGTGTACGGGGAGGGGAAAGATGCCCGGTTGATGCCGAGGCGTGTCCCTGAAGATAAGACGCCTCCCTGGTGCTCCGGTTGTGGGGCTGGCCCGGTCTCCACCGAGTGGAACCTTATCAATGTGGTGAAGACGTATGCCGAGGACCCGCTGTCATACGGTATTACCGCTCCTTGTTTAACCAACCTCGATGGCGGAGACCTGGTCGCGGGCAGCCCGCGAGGTGTGGAAGGCGCCATCAGGACGGTGCTTCTGGTGCGTGAGGCGCTGCGCCGGGCGGGACGTCCCGGGATGCCGGTGGTCAATGAGGTGGCCTCGGCGGTACGGGCGACGGAGCATATCGCCGGCCATGCCTTCGGCAATCCGAAGACCGATGTCCTGGAAATCGGCACCATTCATGAGCTGAAGGTCGACTTTGACGCCCTGAACAAAGTGGCTTACTGCCAGGCCGTGGGGAACCTGACCTTTGCGGAGAACGGCGTGATTCTGGGCGGCTACGCCGGTGGCCCGGCGGGGGTGGCGGTGGTGTGTGCTGCCTACCATCCGGTTGACCTGCTGGTTATACGCGGCGTGGTACAGCACCCGCTGGCGGTTCCCATCGAAGGAGGCACCACATCCACCCGAGGAATCATCTGGGCCCGGAGCGCGGGTATTCAGGCAGCAACCCGAAACAGCCCGCTGCCCATCGTTGCCCCCGGCTATACCTCGGCCGGACCGATGACCGAAATGTGCTACCAGGAATTCGCTGCCTGGGTGATAGCGACTGTGGTATCCGGCGGCTCCGTGGAGGTTGGGCCTCCCTCAAAAGGTATTATGGAGGACTACAGTGACCCCCTGGAAAACATTTTCAGCAACGCCGTAGCTTATGCGGCCGCAGGCATGAGCCGGAAAGAGGCCAACAAGATTGTAGCCGCGCTGCTGGCAAATTACGAAGACAAACTGCAGGACCCACCGTTGGGTAAGAAATTGCCGGACTATTTCGATATCGCTTCCGGAAGGCCGAACAAAGAATGTATCGAATTCTACCGGAAGATGAGGCAAAAATTTTCCGAGCAGTTCGGCCTCAAACTGCCGCTTACCTCGCCTTATCTATAA